From the genome of Sporocytophaga myxococcoides DSM 11118:
TGAACTAAGTTATAAGTAGTAAGATGTTAACAGACTATAATTTTTATAGTCTGTTAACATTCCTATTAAAGGCTATAGCCTAATTTTTTTCTTACTCTTTCAAGGACTGAGGTTGCAATGACAGATGCTTTTTCTGCTCCGATTTTTAACCTGTTTTCAAGCTCTCCTTTGTCATTCATAAATTTGTTAAATTCTTCACGTTCCTTAGAATAGGTAGAAACAATGGTATCAAACAGTTCTTGTTTTGCATGGCCATATCCGTAACCACCTGCTTCATATTTTCCTCTTACCTGTTGTATATGCTCTTCTGAGGCAATTAGCTTAAATATGTTGAATACATTACAAGTATCAGGATCTTTCGGTTCTTCAAGACCTTTGCTGTCCGTAACTATGGTTTTAACTTTTTTCAGAAGTTCTTTATCTGGCAAAAAGATATCAATATAATTATCATAGGATTTGCTCATCTTTTTCCCATCAACCCCCGGCACGGTCATGACCTGCTCGTCAGTTTTGGACTGCGGAACCACAAAGGTTTCACCATAAGTTTTATTAAAGGTTGTTGCTATATCTCTTGTAATTTCAAGATGCTGCAACTGATCTTTTCCTACAGGGACAATCTCCGCATCATAAAGTAGGATATCGGCAGCCATAAGCACCGGATAGGTAAACAGACCTGCATTTACATCTGATAATCTGCTCGATTTATCTTTGAATGAATGCGCATTGGCAAGCATCGGATAAGGAGTGAAACAATTCAGATACCACGCAAGCTCACATACCTGAGGAACATCAGACTGTCGATAGAAAATATTTTTATCAGTATCGAAGCCAAATGCAAGCCATGCAGCTGCCACTGCGTAAGTATTTTCTCTTCTAACTACCGGATCCTTTATATTTGTAAGCGTATGAAGGTCTGCAATGAAAAATAAAGATTCATTTTTTTCGTTTGCAGAAAGTTTGATGGCAGGTAATATTGCCCCTAATAGATTACCTAAATGAGGTTTACCTGTACTTTGAATACCTGTTAAAATTCTTGACATAATGCGGCAAAAATAGAAAAAAACTCCATTGGGAGCGAAATTTCTCTATAGGAACCCATTATTATATGATTAAAGTTCTGAATCAACAGAAAATTGCACAGTTTTTGACTTGATTGCTTAAATTAACGGATTCATTTTTATAAAAAAATCATTGTAGTTCAATATGAGACGCATAGCATTATTCTCCTTTGTATTCTCCTTGCTGGCAGGTCAGCTTTTCGCTCAAAGCGGTAAGTTTGAATTTGAGGAAACCACACACGATTTTGGAAATATCCATGAAGAAAATGGAAAAGTTTCTCATGAATTTAAATTTACGAATAAGGGTTCTGCTCCTCTTTTAATCACAGAGATTATCCCTTCATGCGGCTGTACTACACCCACATGGCCTCAGGAGGCAGTAGCCCCAGGACAATCAGCTGTTATAAAAGCAGAATTTGATCCAATGGGAAGACCTGGGGAAATTCATAAAACCCTTACCATCAAAGCCAATACCGAACCAGCTACCACTGAAGTTTACCTTACCGGAATGGTAATCCCTAAACCGAAAACCCTAGCGGAAGAATTTCCGGATTCATTAGGAAGCATAAGATTAGCATCAAGGTATATGAACCTGGGGGGGATTACTAATAAAGAACCTATTACTAAAGAATTTGGAGTATATAATGATGGAGCGTCTGCTGTTACTTTTAAGGCAGTCCAGGGGCTGCCTAAACATATGAAAGTTGCTTTTGAACCAATGACTTTGCAGCCTAAACAAAAAGGACTTATTAAAATAACCTATGATGCCAAAGCAAAGAATGACTTTGGAGGTGTTTCGGATAACTTCGACCTTATTT
Proteins encoded in this window:
- the trpS gene encoding tryptophan--tRNA ligase yields the protein MSRILTGIQSTGKPHLGNLLGAILPAIKLSANEKNESLFFIADLHTLTNIKDPVVRRENTYAVAAAWLAFGFDTDKNIFYRQSDVPQVCELAWYLNCFTPYPMLANAHSFKDKSSRLSDVNAGLFTYPVLMAADILLYDAEIVPVGKDQLQHLEITRDIATTFNKTYGETFVVPQSKTDEQVMTVPGVDGKKMSKSYDNYIDIFLPDKELLKKVKTIVTDSKGLEEPKDPDTCNVFNIFKLIASEEHIQQVRGKYEAGGYGYGHAKQELFDTIVSTYSKEREEFNKFMNDKGELENRLKIGAEKASVIATSVLERVRKKLGYSL
- a CDS encoding DUF1573 domain-containing protein: MRRIALFSFVFSLLAGQLFAQSGKFEFEETTHDFGNIHEENGKVSHEFKFTNKGSAPLLITEIIPSCGCTTPTWPQEAVAPGQSAVIKAEFDPMGRPGEIHKTLTIKANTEPATTEVYLTGMVIPKPKTLAEEFPDSLGSIRLASRYMNLGGITNKEPITKEFGVYNDGASAVTFKAVQGLPKHMKVAFEPMTLQPKQKGLIKITYDAKAKNDFGGVSDNFDLISDDKNGTKTTITVNATINEYFPPMDEAQIEQAPRLEFTKTVHDFGAVKSDKIVETEFEFTNTGKEDLIIRKVKSNCSCIVTAPPKSAIKPGAKGKIKVSYNSAGREGAESKTVTVYSNDPRGANQALIIRMKVGQE